The DNA segment CAAGGACGGGCCAACCAGCGCGCAGGCGATGTGAGGGTGACGAACCGGGAGGTGCGGGAAATCGCTGCCGAGGCTTGGCGGACCTCGGCGTGAAATAGCGCCTGCTAGAGGAGGAAGTAGCTTGCAGTGATCGTCAGCGGATCATCCAGGTGCAGCAAAAAGTCAGCCTTTTTGTCCCCGTTGAGGTCGGCATAGACATAGGTGTCGCTATCTTGCTTCACATATCTCAGTTCGCCGGCCTTTCCGCTAAATGCGCTAGAACCGATGAAGACAAAGGCCTGGTTCCCCGCTGCAGCGGTATTGGCGTCTATTGCCGAGAGATCTATTCGATCGCCAGCGGCATAGTTGAAATCATAGATCGTGTCGCGCGACGTTGTGGTTGAGTCCATCTGTGACTTGAAGACGAATTTGTCTGCACCGGCACCGCCGTAAAGAGCGTCGGCGCCTTGTCCGCCGATGATCGCGTCGTTGCCGTCACCGCCGGAGACCCGGTCGTTGCCCGCGCCACCATTTAATGTGTCGCTGCCGGACCTTCCTGTGATTGTGTCATTGCCGGATGTTCCGCCGGTGCGCGCTGGCTCGAAGCCATCAGGGATCAGAAGCTTTTGGCCCGTCCAGGTATTAGGATTTTTGATATTGTTCGCCCTTGCGAGATCCTCGACGGTAGTGTTGTAGCGGGCTGCAATGACGCTGAGGGGATCGCCGCTTCTTACAGTATAGGATGTCATTCAAACCCCATCTAATCAGGAATGGGGTGCACTCATAGCAAGCGAAGAAGGCTGGCGCAACCAAGGGTCGCGGCTAGCGTAAATAGTTTGTTGTTATCAAAAATTAGCGCGCCAGCGCGCTACGCGATCGGGTTAGATCTTCCAGGGGAGCCCGATGCTGGTCATAGCAATGGGCAAATTGTTTTCGAGTAACTGGCGCAGGTGCGACCTGCGTCAGAAGGGCCGTCTTATGCGAGGCCGCCCGCCCGTGATCGTTACATGCTACGAAGCATGTCGTCGCTCCGTGGCGAGGGCAGTCCGGCGTTAGCCGCGGCGCATATCCGGAAAGTTTGCCGGGTCGATACCGAGGGTGCGCAGGTCGCGCGCGTTCGGGCGGCGGTGGCCTTCGACGGCGGCGGCAGCAGCGTTCGCGGCACCCAGAACGGCGAAGGCGCGGCCAATGAAACCCATGCGGTTTTTGCTGGTGGCAGTCATCTCTTTGATCACTTTCGTTTTCTATTCGTTGAGCAAAAGATGGGCCTGAGCACGTGTTTTTGCAATGCACAAAACCTCACCCCAGCCATGCAGCGCAAGCACGTCCGCGAATGATGCGGGCGAGCCGGCCTCAAAGGCTGGAGGAGGAAGAAAGTTGGAGCGGGAAACGGGCTGCCCCTCCCGTTTCCCGCTCCTTGAATCGCCTTGGGAGGCGAAAGGGTCAGTCCTCGCTGGCGGCGAGTTGCGCTAGCACTTGGCCGCGCCCACGCGCTCTCAGGATGAGCGGCACGATAAGGGCGAGGGCGGCGATGACCAGAAGCACCGCCGCGATCGGCGAGGTGAAGAGCACTGTGATATCACCCTGGCTGATCGAAAGCGCCCGGCGCAGTTGTTGTTCGGCGAGCGGCCCAAGGATCAGGCCGACGACGACCGGCGCGATCGGATAGCCGAAGACGCGCATGACGTAGCCAAGCAGGCCGAAGGCTAGCAGCATGCCGAGTTCGAACACCGACGGGTTGGCGCCGATCGTGCCGAGCGTTGCGAAGAGGAGAATGCCCGCGTAGAGCCACGGCTTCGGGATGGTCAGGAGCTTCACCCAGAGGCCGATCAGCGGCAGGTTCAGGACCAGCAGCATGAAGTTGGCGATGAGCAGGCTCGCGATCAGGCCCCAGACGAGTTGCGGGTTGGTGGCAAACAATAGCGGTCCCGGCTGGAGGCCGTATTGCTGGAAGCCGGCCAGCATGATTGCCGCAGTCGCCGTCGTCGGCAGGCCGAGGGTGAGCAGCGGCACCAGCGTGCCGGCGGCAGACGCGTTGTTGGCCGCTTCCGGTCCGGCAACGCCTTCGATCGCGCCATTGCCGAACTCTTCCGGATGTTTGGTCAGGCGCTTTTCGGCCGCATAGGAAAGGAAGGTGCCGATTTCGGCGCCGCCGGCCGGCATCGCGCCGATCGGAAAGCCGATGGCAGTGCCGCGAAGCCAGGGCTTCCACGAGCGCGCCCAGTCCGTCGCGCTCATCCAGACCGAGCCCTTGACGGCTTCGACCTTGTCCGGGCCGCGATCGCCCTGGGCGGCGATGTAAAGCGTCTCTCCGATCGCGAACATGGCGACGGCAAGCGTCGTCACCTCGATGCCGTCGAGCAGGTCGGGCACGCCGAAGGCAAGGCGCGTCTGGCCAGTCAACTGGTCGATGCCGATGCAGGCAAGCGTCAGACCGACGAAGAGGGAGGTCAGGCCGCGGAGCGTCGAGTCTCCGAAGGCGGAGGAAACCGTGACGAAAGCCAGCACCATCAGCGCGAAATATTCGCGCGGGCCGAAGACGAGTGCGAGCTTGACGATGTACGGCGCGATGAAAGCGAGCGCCAGCGTCGCGATCAGACCGGCAACGAACGAGCCGATCGCCGCGGTCGCCAAGGCCGGGCCACCGCGTCCGGCGCGCGCCATCTTGTTGCCCTCGAGCGCCGTGACGATGGACGAGCTTTCACCAGGCGTGTTGAGCAGGATCGAAGTGGTCGATCCGCCATACATGCCGCCGTAGTAGATACCGGCGAACATGATCAGCGAGCCGCCCGGATCGAGCTTGTAGGTGACGGGCAGCAACAGCGCCACCGTCAGGGCTGGGCCGATGCCAGGAAGAACGCCGACCGCGGTGCCGAGCGTGACGCCGATCAGCGCATAGACGAGGTTCATCGGTTGGGCAGCGACCAGCAGCCCCTGCAGCAGGAAATCAAAAGTACCCATGGTCGGCGGCCCCCTCAGAAGAACAGGCGTTCAAGCGGCCCTGCGGGCAGCGACAATTGCAGGAGCTTGGCGAAGATCAGCCAGACGACGAAGCTTAAGGCGATGCCGACCGGCACGGTGAGCCAGAGCATGCGCTTGCCGAAGCCGCGCGCCGTCATGGCAAAAAGAATGCCGGTTGCGATCGAAAAGCCGAGCGTGTTGAGCAGCAGCATCTGGGCGGCGAGGCCACCGACGATCCAGAGGACCGGCCCGGACTCCTGGCGCTCTCGCTCGTGACCGAAGTCGCCTCTCACCGCTTCGATGGCGGTCCAGACGGCGAGCCCGACGAGACAGCAGGCGATCACGTAAGGGACCGTCGTCGGCCCGACCTGCGAATAGCCGGCGAGCCCGGTGAGGCGGGAGACGTCCCAGAAGATCAGGCCGGCGATCACGGCCAGCACGACGGCGATGATGAGCGCCGCCCTGTCCGGGCGGCGCGTTTCGACGGAAGGGTGGTTCCCCTTGTTCATTTGACCAGCCCGATGTCCTTGAGGACGGTTTCGGTTGCGGAAATGTCCTTGGAGAGCTGTTCGTCGAAGGCGGCGCCGGAGAGGTAGGAATCCTGCCAGCCCTTGGTTTTCAGGACTTCCTGCCAGCCGGCAGACTTCGCCAGTTTCTCGATGTCGCCCGAAACCTGAGCCTTCTGCTCGTCAGTAAGGCCAGGGGCGGCTGCGACCATGCGCCAGTTTTCCACCACGACGTCGAGGCCCGACTCTTTCAGCGTCGGCGCGTCGATGCCTTCGAGGCGCTCTCCGCTCGAAACGGCGAGCAGCCGGAGTGTCCCGGCCTTGATCTGCGATTCGAATTCGCCGTAGCCGGAAATGCCTGCGGTCACCTGGCTGCCGAGGATCGCGGCAAGCGCTTCACCACCACCGGAATAGGCAATGTAGTTGATCTTCGTCGGATCGACGCCGGCCGCCTTGGCAATCAGGCCGACTGCGATGTGATCCGTGCCGCCGGCGGAGCCGCCGGCCCAGGAAACGGCGCCCGGATCCTTCTTCAGCGCCTCGACGAGATCGCCCATCGTCTTGATCTCGG comes from the Sinorhizobium garamanticum genome and includes:
- a CDS encoding M10 family metallopeptidase C-terminal domain-containing protein, with the translated sequence MTSYTVRSGDPLSVIAARYNTTVEDLARANNIKNPNTWTGQKLLIPDGFEPARTGGTSGNDTITGRSGSDTLNGGAGNDRVSGGDGNDAIIGGQGADALYGGAGADKFVFKSQMDSTTTSRDTIYDFNYAAGDRIDLSAIDANTAAAGNQAFVFIGSSAFSGKAGELRYVKQDSDTYVYADLNGDKKADFLLHLDDPLTITASYFLL
- a CDS encoding tripartite tricarboxylate transporter permease, translated to MGTFDFLLQGLLVAAQPMNLVYALIGVTLGTAVGVLPGIGPALTVALLLPVTYKLDPGGSLIMFAGIYYGGMYGGSTTSILLNTPGESSSIVTALEGNKMARAGRGGPALATAAIGSFVAGLIATLALAFIAPYIVKLALVFGPREYFALMVLAFVTVSSAFGDSTLRGLTSLFVGLTLACIGIDQLTGQTRLAFGVPDLLDGIEVTTLAVAMFAIGETLYIAAQGDRGPDKVEAVKGSVWMSATDWARSWKPWLRGTAIGFPIGAMPAGGAEIGTFLSYAAEKRLTKHPEEFGNGAIEGVAGPEAANNASAAGTLVPLLTLGLPTTATAAIMLAGFQQYGLQPGPLLFATNPQLVWGLIASLLIANFMLLVLNLPLIGLWVKLLTIPKPWLYAGILLFATLGTIGANPSVFELGMLLAFGLLGYVMRVFGYPIAPVVVGLILGPLAEQQLRRALSISQGDITVLFTSPIAAVLLVIAALALIVPLILRARGRGQVLAQLAASED
- a CDS encoding Bug family tripartite tricarboxylate transporter substrate binding protein, translated to MKHFFLASILAGALALPAYAADYTIIAPANPGGGWDQTARSLQTVMQQEGISGNVQVQNVPGAGGTIGLAQFASQQKGNPNALLVGGYVMVGAILTNNSPVTLKDVTPIARLTGEYEAIVVPAASEIKTMGDLVEALKKDPGAVSWAGGSAGGTDHIAVGLIAKAAGVDPTKINYIAYSGGGEALAAILGSQVTAGISGYGEFESQIKAGTLRLLAVSSGERLEGIDAPTLKESGLDVVVENWRMVAAAPGLTDEQKAQVSGDIEKLAKSAGWQEVLKTKGWQDSYLSGAAFDEQLSKDISATETVLKDIGLVK
- a CDS encoding tripartite tricarboxylate transporter TctB family protein encodes the protein MNKGNHPSVETRRPDRAALIIAVVLAVIAGLIFWDVSRLTGLAGYSQVGPTTVPYVIACCLVGLAVWTAIEAVRGDFGHERERQESGPVLWIVGGLAAQMLLLNTLGFSIATGILFAMTARGFGKRMLWLTVPVGIALSFVVWLIFAKLLQLSLPAGPLERLFF